In the Dioscorea cayenensis subsp. rotundata cultivar TDr96_F1 chromosome 12, TDr96_F1_v2_PseudoChromosome.rev07_lg8_w22 25.fasta, whole genome shotgun sequence genome, one interval contains:
- the LOC120273134 gene encoding uncharacterized protein LOC120273134 encodes MASDSPVSLTQHCVPVFKGEEYGRWSLRMKTVFQSQDLWDLVESGMPKGEDEAKAKESKKRDAKARCLIQQAVDGLVLDRIAEAETAHQAWEIIKRQHEGSSKMVSVRKQALRQSFETLQMEDNESVQSYWARVVTIVNQVRGLGHKLSEAEVVSKVLRSLAPKFDYVAVAMEESRDLSTLTLDELCGSLQAHEFRVNRLSGKANEKALFVKGDTSSSQTKEKGSSTSSTGWSPTRGRGRGPSVERGVSPERKELTGSRGTEIMNVLKASVDDVPTTNSIWLVDSGCSSHMTGQRSMFTSLDESQKITVRLGDDKEMKEMLDLLPEKQGRGFQLFQKIPCNGGEGDRKETESIKK; translated from the exons ATGGCGAGTGACAGTCCGGTGAGCTTGACACAGCATTGTGTGCCCGTCTTCAAAGGTGAAGAGTACGGGAGGTGGAGTTTGAGAATGAAGACTGTTTTTCAGTCTCAAGACCTCTGGGACTTAGTGGAGAGTGGTATGCCaaaaggagaagatgaagcaaaGGCGAAAGAGAGTAAGAAGAGGGATGCGAAGGCCAGGTGTCTCATCCAGCAAGCTGTTGATGGGTTAGTTCTTGACAGGATAGCGGAGGCCGAGACTGCACATCAAGCTTGGGAGATAATCAAGAGACAGCATGAAGGCTCTTCAAAGATGGTATCTGTGAGGAAACAAGCTCTTCGCCAAAGCTTTGAAACTCTACAAATGGAAGACAATGAGAGTGTGCAGAGTTATTGGGCAAGGGTCGTCACAATTGTGAACCAAGTGAGAGGGCTTGGGCACAAGCTTTCGGAGGCTGAGGTGGTATCCAAAGTGCTGCGAAGCTTGGCTCCAAAGTTTGACTATGTAGCCGTTGCAATGGAGGAGTCCAGAGATCTGTCGACTCTCACCCTTGATGAGCTCTGCGGGTCACTCCAAGCTCATGAGTTTAGGGTCAACAGACTGTCAGGGAAAGCTAATGAGAAGGCCTTATTCGTCAAGGGTGATACCTCATCATCTCAGACGAAGGAGAAGGGAAGTTCTACATCCTCTACTGGTTGGAGCCCAACCAGAGGTCGAGGGAGGGG GCCGAGTGTCGAGCGAGGAGTAAGCCCAGAGAGAAAGGAGCTCACTGGTAGTCGAGGAACAGAAATCATGAATGTTCTCAAGGCCAGTGTTGATGATGTTCCGACAACGAATTCAATTTGGCTAGTAGACTCTGGGTGTTCAAGTCACATGACAGGCCAGAGAAGTATGTTTACCAGCCTAGATGAGTCTCAGAAGATCACTGTTCGCCTTGGGGATGATAAGGAGATGAAA GAAATGCTGGATCTATTGCCTGAAAAGCAAGGGAGAGGCTTTCAGTTGTTTCAAAAAATTCCATGCAATGGTGGAGAGGGAGACAGGAAGGAAACTGAAAGTATTAAGAAGTGA